In Dromaius novaehollandiae isolate bDroNov1 chromosome 29, bDroNov1.hap1, whole genome shotgun sequence, the DNA window GGCGCGATGCCCACCTGCGCCGTGTACGGGTAGGACTCCTCCGAGTCGATCCCCCGGTTGTCTATGATGTACTGGAAAGCCTTGGTTCGCCATCCGCCGCCGCAGCCTTCGTTCCCGTAGCTCCAGGAGCAGTCGACGAGGTTCTGGGCGCTCAGGGACAGCAGCTTGCCCGTCTTCAGCTTCACCTGGGCCTCCAGGGCTCCCACGGCGCTGAAGGCCCAGCACGCCCCGCAGGCGCCCTGCAAGAGCCCCCGAGACGCCctcagccgcggccccgcggcgccgggagctGGGTGGGCGCCGGGAGGCTTCGCACCTGGTTCTTCACGGCCGTGACGCAGCCCTTCTCCCGCCAGTCCACGGCGTCGGGGACTTTGGCGCCCGGCGTCGGCTGGTACGTGGCGGTCCGGTTTTGCCGATGGGGAACTTTCAGCCCCGTTAGCAACGCGGCCACTTCCTCGCTGGTCTGGTGGGAAGAAGCACACGTGCGTTTGCCACGTGCCGAGGTTTCCTTTGCTGCCCGGGCTGCCGTCGGGCGTGGGGAGAAACCGCGCGATGGGGGAGCGGATCCGTCCCTGCCTGGACGTCCGCGCCAGACCCATGCGGCCAGGTTGGTCCTTGCAGCCTTACGGGGCCGGCGCGCTTCATCCCCGGCCCTGCTCGACCAAACACCCGACATCTCGGGGTGCCCAAGCCCCgtggtttggggagggggggccgcACCTACCATGTCTCCCAGGTGGTTCATGCCCAGCTCGTAGGAGTGCAGCCCCAGGGAGTGCTCCAGGTTGTGCAGCGTCACCAGGCGCAGGTTCCTCTCCCACGTCGCGCGccgcttcccttcctcttcctggaaCCAAaccagccccgcggcg includes these proteins:
- the LOC112990059 gene encoding cathepsin S-like; protein product: MELLVCGALLAALAAALGHPDPALDWHWQLWKKTHGKEYRHQEEEGKRRATWERNLRLVTLHNLEHSLGLHSYELGMNHLGDMTSEEVAALLTGLKVPHRQNRTATYQPTPGAKVPDAVDWREKGCVTAVKNQGACGACWAFSAVGALEAQVKLKTGKLLSLSAQNLVDCSWSYGNEGCGGGWRTKAFQYIIDNRGIDSEESYPYTAQNGACRYNPAARAAACSGYVELPRGDEGTLQHAVAHAGPVSVSVDGSQPTFFLYKAGVYDEPRCSQTGNHAVLVVGYGTADGKDYWLVKNSWGVHFGEQGYIRMSRNRGNQCGIASYASYPRI